TAGAATTATCTATGTGTCATTGTTAATTACAATACCTTCCTACTTAATAGCAATGAATATCCAAGATATTGCGGTTCAACAGACCGTCTTATTACAGAGTATTGTGTTGTCACAAGCAGTGTACATGATTAACTGTCGTGAGTTACTAGATTTTTCATTAACAAGAAAAGTGTTAACTAATAAAGCATTATGGATTTCACTAGGAGCTCTAGCTATTGTTCAAGGAACAGTATTGTTTGTTCCATTTGCTCAACAACTAGTTGGAACAGCGCGTCTAAGTGGAGCGCAACATCTATTAGTTATTGCTATTGCTGCAATGGTCTTCATTCTCGTTGAAGTAGAAAAGTCAGTCACTAAGAAAATGATGGACAAAAAAGAAGAAGTAGTCGCTTAATGCGCTACTTCTTTTCCTTTTTCTAAAATACTAGGTTGAACAGTTTCTTTTATTGTTTGGAGCTCAGAGGGAGTTGGGATTAGCGATAAATAAATGACTTGTGTATGGTTGATGGGATGATTGGCAATAATGATATCATCACTGTCTAAATTTAAAGACGCTAATTCTGAGAGATTGGTTTCAATCAAGTTAATATGTGCATCGAATAGGTTGCTTAATTCGCGGTAGACGAAAATTTTCCAAGAAGGCTCGGATTGAAAAATAAAATAAGCATTTTTCTTTTTAAGTTTTATGGTTGATAGAGCTTCATTAATTAATAATATGAGATTATCAACGATATGCTCACTTAAATTCCATTCTGAATACGGGGCTTCCCGAGAAAAGGTCTCTCTTAATAAGTCTTTTAGTGTTTCAGAATGATTGAGTTCCATATTTAAGAGTTCAGGGTATTCACTTAAAAATTGTTGAAACAGTTCAGCTGATTCATAATACTTTAAGAACAAAAGCGCTATATTACGAGATAAATCTGTGTCGTTTAAAGCTGGAATTTGTAATGAATGGCTAATCTTTTTAGTAAGCGCAACGCTATGGTCAAAAATTTCGCCATAATTTTTTTTCAAAATATTCTTAACAGTGGGGTTAAAGGAATTGTAGTAATTCCAACTTTCTAAATAACAAAAGAAGGCAAAGAAGCTTTCAGTTGTATCAAGTGTTACACCTTCAGATTGATAGAGTTGGTGTAAATTGATTTGATAAGTATTACGTAATTCATCATGTTCGTTAGGAATGGTAATGACTATCGGACAATTAGCTTTAATGCGAATTGTATTGATAAAAAACCAACACAGTCCAAATGTTTCTTCGTTTTTGATACCCAACCCCTGACGCTCTAAACGTGCCAAAAATCGTTGATAGTTACTCGCATGGATAACGTAATCATCAAAGAAGAAATTGTTTGTTGTGAAAGGCAAAAGTAAGCGGTGGAAAAATAATCTAATAGATAATTCGCTGCTTGTTATTTGGATAATTCGTGAACTTATATGGAGTTTTAATTTAAATTCTTTAAGCGCTCGGTTTAATCTTTGAACATGCCTTTTCAGGGTCTCTTTGGAAATACCTACTTTTTGAAGAAACATTTGAACGTTGACTTCATTTGAATAGAGAAGTTCCTTCATTAATTGAGTGCCAATGGACATTTCAAAAAAATGCTCCCAAACATCATTTAAGGGCATGGAGTAGTCTGTTATAACTTTAAAGCCTGTTCGTTGTCCGGAGTCAATTGCCCAACCGTTTGGAAGCATGAATCGTAAAGATTGTATATCACTGAAAACCGTTCGTTCAGATGCGTTAATCATTTTAGCTAATTCTTTTCCAGACAATTCTTCATGTTGAACGAGTAATTCAAATAGATTTATTTGACGTAATAAGTCTTTTTCAATAACTAATTTTTTTGCCACTACGTACATTAAGAAGCACCTCTTTTATACGTTTATTTTAATGGTAGTATAACAAATTGATTAGTTGATGTATGTATTTTTGTATAAATTGTTGTAAAAAAACTAAAGACAAGCGAGCTTTTTCACTCGCTTGTCTTTAGTTTTTTATTTGCTTATTAATAAATTGGACCACTTGTTCAAATGCTACTTGCGCCTCTGGTTTAGTAAAGTCAAATTGATATTCATGACCTAGCTCTTTATTTTCTTCAAAAAATAGTGATTGATTCTCTATACCTAAGGCTTCTAAACGATCAATCAATGTTTTAGCATGATCAGGGAAAGATAGTTTGTTGCCGTCAGTAATAAAACTAGGTGGGAAATCCTCTGTTAAGTGAGCAGAGATTGACGCCTCATCGATTTGTGGTTCATTTTGCCAATCTTTTTTACCAATTAAGGCCCAGGCGACTGTTCGGTATAAAAACTTAGCTAATACTGATTTGCCATCTGTCTTTTTTAGTTGATTAATTTCATACGGACCACAAAATAGTAAGGCGCCTTTTAGCTGTGAATTATCGATTAGTTTGGGTACCCCTAGTTGTTTGCCGTAAACTAAATTTGTTTGGGTTAGGAGATATTGCGCTGCAATTTGCCCACCAGCAGAATCACCACCCACAAAAATTTTCTCAAGGTCTAGCATGGGAAACTCTTGTGCATTTTCAATAAAATAGCGTGCCATTTGACTAGTTTGGAGTAGCTGACTAGGATAGGGGGCACTTGGAGCTAATTCATAGTTCATAGAAATAATTGCGACTTGAGCACTATCCGCCAAATTAGCAGCATATTCAGCCACACTGTCTTTACTACTAGCAACATAAGCCCCACCATGTATCCAAAAAACAACGGGATATTTTCCGGGCGTTTTTGGGTAATAAATATCAGCGATATTGTTGTCATAGTCCGATGTATATTCGATATCTTTTAGTATATTTATTCTTGTTTGAACGTCTTTCAAGCGTTTTTCATCTGTTACTTCAGGCGTCAGTGAAAAAATATATTGAATGGCGTTGACGGATAATCCAAGGGAATTAACTGCGATAAAGGGTACTAGAATTATTAAGGGGATTAAGCCCCACTTTAGAAGCTTTAACATGATAGGTATCTCCTGTTACATTAGTTTTTTTTATTATAACGTAAATGATTAGAATCATCCGTTTGTTTGATTATTGACTGTCTCGAGTGATAAGATGATTAGCATATCTTCCAATCATTTCGATAATATAGGTCACCGGTAGTTGGGACGTGATATTTGTGTTTTTGTACATTTCAGTATTCGTATAGTAGGGGATATTAACCGTCGATAACTTTGAGATTGTTGAGTTACCACTATTTGTAATCGAGACAATGGTCGTGTTGGTCAAGCTTAATTGATTGATATATTCGATAATGTCACGATTTTCCCCAGAAACTGAGATAATCAGCAGACAAACTTTTTTATTTAATTGAGCTGAGATATTTTCAATTGGTAAATTCATGGGGTCAGTAATGGGTAAAGCCAAATTGAACAATGAGCTAAACAACATCGAAGCATAGCTAGCCATGACACCAGATGTGCCGATACCAATACATAGAATAAGATCGGAATCAGCTAAGATATTGGCTGCTTCTTCAATAGGTTGTTGAAAATCAAGCGAATTAGTTCGCTTTAAAAACTCAATATAAGGTAATTCGTCAGCTAACTGAATCGCCTCACTACGCTCTTGCTGTTCAGCGACGTACATTTGTAATTTTAATTTAAAATCAGCAAATCCTTGGCAACCAAATTTTTTACAAAATCGTAAAATGGTGGTGGTACTAACATGCGTCGCACTAGCTAAATCACGAATGCGCATGTAAATGACTTTATCAATATTTTGGGTGATGTAATGATAAATATCGATTTCTAATTGATTCAACTCAACTTGATGAGATAAAAATAACATCTTGTTACCTCCCTATTAAATATAACAACTTGTTTTATTATAAATGAGAGGAAAGAAGAGGTCAAATAAAGGCACAATTCGCCTGTTTAGTGTTGTAACAAGATGTTTTTTGTTTGTAACAAATTACAACTAATGTGACTTGTTAGTAAAAGGTTGCAAACGGTTTACTTTTGGTACATAACTTCATATAGTAGAGATAGCAGAACAACTAGGAGGTAAGCACATGGCAAAAAAATTAAAAATTGTCACAATTGGTGGAGGATCAAGTTATACACCGGAATTAGTGGAAGGGTTTATTAATCGTTATGAACAATTACCGTTAAGTGAATTATGGTTAGTCGATGTTGAAGCCGGAAAAGAAAAATTAGAAATCGTTGGTGAGATGGCCAAACGTATGGTTAAAGCGGCTGGCTTACCAATTGAGGTACATTTAACATTAGACCGTCGTGAAGCCTTAAAGGACGCGGACTTTGTTACCACTCAAATGCGTGTTGGGTTACTTGATGCACGTATTTTGGATGAACGTATTCCATTAAGTCATGGTCTAATCGGTCAAGAAACCAATGGAGCAGGCGGAATTTTTAAAGCGTTAAGAACGGTTCCGGTTATTTTAGAAATTGTGGAAGATATGAAAGAATTATGCCCGGATGCGTGGTTAGTTAACTTCACAAATCCAGCAGGTATGGTGACTGAAGCAGTGTTACGTTACGGTAACTGGGATAAAGTGATTGGCTTATGTAATATTCCAGTTAATGCCGTTTACCAAGAGACGGAATTATTGGGCGAACAACTAGGCGATGTTTTCTTCCAATTCGCAGGGATTAATCATTTACACTGGCATACGGCGGTGGATAAAAACGGCGTGGACCGTACCCAAGAGTTAATTAAAAAAATGTACGGTAACGATGAAAACCAATCAATTGTTGCCAATATTAAAGATAACAGCTTGATTTATGAACAAGTGGAAAACTTAGAAATGATCCCATGTCCATATCATAACTACTACTACTACACCGATAAAATGTTAGCCGAAGAATTAGAAGACTTCAAAGCAAATGGTACCCGTGCCGAAAAAGTGAAACAAATTGAGCATGAATTGTTTGAACTTTACAAAGATCCTAATTTAGATTACAAACCACAACAATTAGCTGAACGTGGAGGTGCACGCTATTCAGAAGCTGCGTGCGAAGTAATCAATTCTATTTACAATGACACACGTAAAGTGATGACCGTTAGCACACGTAATAACGGCACAATTAAAGACTTACCAGATGAGTCAGCCGTAGAAGTAACGTGTATGATGACCGGAAATGGTCCTGTGCCATTTAACTTTGGGCACTTCAGTCCAAAACAACGCGGCTTACTTCAAGTGATGAAGTCAATGGAAGAGTTAACACTTGAAGCAGCGGTAACGGGTGACCGTGGTACGCTACTACAAGCGTTCACGATGAATCCTTTAATTACAAGTGGTGATGTGGCAAAACAAGTCATGGATGAAATGTTAGAAGCACACAAACAATATTTACCAGCTTTTTTCAAATAAAATAAAAAGTAGCGCGGCTCGTTTAGCCGCGCTACTTTGCATTTTACTGTGAATTAAATATCGCTTGGGTGATAGGTTAAACCTAAATCACTGACTTCTGAAACATTGTAAGCCATCACGAAGGCTTGTGGATCGATTTGACTAATCGCTTGTTTCAAGACAGGATACTCTTTGTCTGATGTAACAATTAATTTCATCGTGTCGCGTTTGTTTTCTTCACCGGATTGGACGGTAAACATCACTAATGTCTGAACAGTGATGGCGTCCATTTTTTCACGGAATTCAGTTGGATCCATGCTAGTAACGATAATAATCGCTTTTTTGCGGTTAATCCCGGTTTCTAAATAGGTCATCACAACTGACGTAATCGCAATCGAAATAAGGGCGAAGAAGAACGATTCAATCCCGAAAATATATAAGCTTAGACAAACGACAATGGCATCTGATACTAATAGGCCAATTGATGGGCTAATATGGAAGAATTTTTCAAGAATTAGTGGTGGAATGGTTGTTCCGCCAATTGAGGCTTGAATGTTATACAAAATGGATACACCAATAGCCCAACCGATACTTCCAATAATAATTGATAAAAATCGATCACTAACGACCATATATTCCGGCAACATTCCTAAGAATACTGGGAAAGCAATCGCTCCAATTAAGGTATTAAAAAAGTATTCTTTTCCTAAAAAGAGTGCTGCAAGTACTAATACCACAATGTTGAAAATTAATACTGTAATGGAGCGGTCAATATTTAACGCATATTCTATGATAACCCCCAAACCACTTGCGCCACCTGCTGCTACATGATGCGGGCTCATAAATAAGTTAACACTGGCTGCTAAAATTAGCGCACTGATTAAAATCAAACCTACTCTTTTAATTTGTTTTACCATCTACTCATCCTTTATATGTTTATTTTTTGACACTTAAAGGTAAATTATACATTAACTTAAGAGTACTTGTTATTTATTTTTATTAATTGCTAAGAAAATTTAATAAATGGATGAGTGATTTTATTTTTCATGAGCTAAAACAGCGTTCTTAATTTGATGAACCAATGATTCCGTTTCATTTTGGCGTGTGATGAGATAAAGCGGTCGTTGTGCTACAACATGATTGATAGGGATTGTACTATCAGTTGGGATAAAAAGTTTTGAAAGAACCGTTTGTCCAATCCCTTCTTTTAGTAAGGCGAGCATCATCTCGTTACTATTGACGTGGATAAATTCGGGTTGTAAGTTATTTTTTTTTAAGTAATCATTTTGATAACGGTAAGTGCCTGAACTAGGTTCACGCAGTAGCCAATAAGGTGAGTGCACTTGACCACAATGGACTAATTGATCTTCATAAAAAAATTCGCGCTTAATCGCTGAATCAAGCAAGTCATCTTCAATAAAGCCAATATCCGCTTGATAGTGTTTAATCATTTTTTGAGCGGATTGTGAGTTTGTTTCAACTAAATGGAAATTAACTTGTGGAAATTTCTCGAGCAAACGAGTTAATAGTTTTGGAAAAACTTTCAGGGCATGGGTATTTGAAAGGGCTATGGTAATGTCTTGCTTAGTTAAAGGCATGTCCTTTGCTTCTAGTTCGAGTTGGTGCCAGGTCTGTTTTAAGACTTGGAGTTTTGGGTATAAATAATCGGCTTGTTCAGTTGGTATTAATTGATGATTACCTCCTCGCGTGAAGAGGGTGACATCGAAGTGCTGTTCTAATTTTTTGATATGGACCGAGACAGCCGGTTGAGAAATGAATAGTTGTTCAGCAGCTTTCGTAAAACTTCTTGTTTCGTATACAGCTAGGAACGTATCAATTAATGCAAACATGGGTAGACGCCTCCTATTATTAATAAATGTAATAATGATTATCGTAATTATTTTCTTTAATAATAACTCTCCTACTTTTATACTTCAAGTATACAGAAAAGGAAGTGAGCGGCATGAAAGAGTTATTAAAAATTATTCCGATACCAATGGGCGGCTTGATGTTGGGAATGGCCTCTTTAAGTTCGTTGTTAATGTCTGGGCCATTGAAAATATTAGCAGAATTATTACTTGTCTTTGCAACGTTAGGTTGTGCATTACTATGGTTAAAAATATTTTGGCTATTACCTGATGTGAGAGCAAGTTTAAAAAATCCAGTGATTGCGTCAGTTTTCCCCACGATTATTATGGCATCGATGATTCTAGTTTCACTCTGGGGAAAAGTCTTGTTAGTAACTACTCAGCCACTAATGAAAAATTTATGGCTAATACTTATAGTAGGGCACTATGTGTGGTTGCTGGCTTTTTTTTATCAACAAGTTATTAAGAAACAAGTTAAGATAAATGCGATTATGCCAAGTTGGTTTATTGTTTTTGTGGGAATCGGAGTAGCAGCCAGTACAGGCATGGTTTTTTATCCACTAGTTGCCAAAATAAGTTTAATCAGCGCTTTAATGGGTTATGTCCTATTGTTACCAGTGATGATAGTAAGAATTTTTAAAATAAAAACATTTGAACCAGAGCAATGGCCACTAGTTACGATTTTAGCGGCACCAGGTTCGTTATGTTTAGTAGGCTTACTGACGGTTTATGGCGCTCAATATACGAAGTTAGCGTTAGCGCTATTAGTTATTTCTCAAGGTTTATATGTTGTCGCATTATGCTTGCTACGTCTAAAATTTCAACCGACTTTTTATCCAAGTTACGCGGCGTATACATTTCCTTTAGTCATTTCGGCGATAGCTTTAACCAAATATACAGACTGTTTTCTACAAGGTAGTCGTTATTATTCGTTGATGAGAGTGTGTAGTTTGCTTGAACAAAGTCTAGCAATCGTGGCAGTTATTTTTGTGGCAGCTTGTTATGTTAATTATCTAAAAAAACAGTTACGAATAAATAAAAAAACGAAGGTGTCCTATCATTAGGCACCTTCGTTTTTGGTTTGAATAAGTTGACCATTTTCAAAATGTAACAAACGATCACAAGCTAGGGACATAAATTCTTGGTCGTGACTGATCACTAGGACGAAGACACCACGGTCACGGAGCCAGGTCAGTGTTTCACTAAATTCTTTCATGTGACGATAATCAAGTCCACTCGTTGGTTCGTCAAAAATAATCAGTTGTTTACCAGAAAGAAGTGCGCTAGCAATTGCGACACGCTGTTTTTCCCCACCTGACAAGGTTTGAGGGTGACGTGTTAACAAGTGAACCAAATTTAATTTTTCCACAACTTGGTCAAATAAATTCCCGTCAACTGGTGTCAGCGTAAGTTCTTTTTCCACAGTTTCAAAGAATAATTGTAAATTGACATCTTGCATAACTAAGAAACTTTGATTAATTAAGGCTTTTTTTGACAATTTTTTACCATTTAGGGAAATTTTCCCAGACTTAGGTTTTAATAGACCTGTTAATAACTTTGAAAATGTAGATTTTCCAGCCCCGTTATGCCCAACAATCCCGATGATTTCTTGGTTACTAAATTCTAAGAAGGGAATAGAAAGTGATCGTTCGCTCTTAGCGTGATAACGATAGCTAATGCTTTCTAACTGGATAACTTGGGCTTTTTTAGTCTCATTTGTTAGAGCTATATCATCTGTATTGTTTGAAGTAAAGGGATGAATGGCACGTAAGCCAAGCATATGTAGCTCATGATTGCTTAATTGTTGAAAGTTTTGAGCTGAGAATTCTTTTGTTATTTTTCCATGTTCCATCAAAATAAAACGATCCGCTAAGGGGAGCAAATAATCCAAGCGATGTTCCGCAATGATGATGGTGACACCAGCAGCTTTCATTTGTTGAAGCGCTACTAGTAGTTTTTGTTGCGTTTGGCTATCAAGATTACTTGAGGGCTCATCTAGTAAAAACAGTGAATGTGGCATCATACTACTAGAAGTAAAGGCAATTAATTGCTTTTCCCCACCGGATAAGTTTAACATCTGACGGTCAATAAACGGCTCTAATCCTAATTCAGCTGTTTTATCAGCTAGACGTTGTAACATGTCCACTCGTTCCATTCCATAATTCTCCATTGGAAAAGCCAGTTCTGAATATACATCGCTCGTAAAAAATTGTGTTTTTGGATTTTGAAAAACAACCCCAAGCTGTTCGACATAAGCATAAAAATCAGTTGGTGGAACAGTTTGTTTGCCAACTGTTAGTTTACCTGTTAGTTGCCCGTCATATAATTCTGGAATTAAGCCGGCCAATAGGTTGATTAGCGTAGATTTACCACTACCACTCGGACCGGTTATGATGACACATTCGCCCGGTGTAATAGCCAAATTCAGGTCATCTAATATCTTTGTGTTATTCATTGTAACGGAGAGATTGTGAGCGTTAATCATAAAGTAAATCCTCCAATCCCTAATAAAATAATGACTAGGCACAGCAGGTAGTCATACCAGGCGAATTTAATGGGATAAATACTTGATTGCGGCGCTGGATTTCCTAGACCTCGCGTTAAAGAAGCAGCCGATAAATCGAGTGAAATATTCTCAGTCGACATTAGTAACGGGACGACTAAATGTTCAATTGTACGAAACGGATGGCGAATCAAGTCCCAATAAGAATGAACAATCCCTCTAAATTTCATCGCGTTGTGTAGATGTTTGAAATCTTGCATAAAGGTTGGAAAAAATCGGAATAATACCGCTAGCGGGACAATAATTGAAAAAGGGAAGTGCCATTTTTTTAAAGTGGCAATCCACTGACTGGTTTTGGTCTTGTTAGCGGCAAACCCAGCGGCCATAATCGTCGGGAAGAAACGTCTTAAGACGATAAATCCAAACGAAATAAAGGTGATAAAGGGTTGGTTAATATAGTTCAACAACCAGTCACTAAACCATAGGATAAATAAACAACTCAGGTAGTAAAAAAGCCCTCGTTTCCAGCTACCTTCTAAACAGAATAATAGAAAGAGTAGGGTCATAAAGGCTAGTTCGATTGTTAAGTCAAAGCGAAACATCAAAAGTAAGCTAGCAAATAAAACAGTCACTAGCTTACTGCGGGGATCAAATTTAACGGATAATGTTCTCATTTTTTTGTCCTTTTGTTTTGGCAAAATGTTTTTGGTAAATTTTGTTAGCAAACCATAAACCAATCACGCTACATACAATAATAGATAAAATAATTAAGATAAACGTTGTCGTGTTAACAGGTTTCAAAATTTCAACAATGTAACTCGCATCTTTTCCTTTGTTTGCTAAGGCTTCTTTGTAAGCATCCTGCATGAACCACATTGGCAAAATAGGGCCCGTTAAGCTGAAGTTGAAAATAGTATAGCCTAAAAGAGTACGTGCTTTTTCAGGTAAAGTTGTTTTGTGTTGAATGATATCAGCTAAGAAACCACAAACAATACTTGGAATAAATGACAAGGCAAAATAACCAGAAAACATGAAGAAAGCGGCATTGACTAACCCTAAAATCGTAATGGCACCAAATTTAGGAATACGGTGAGTCATTAACAAATAAACAATTCCTGCTACAAGTGCTGTGCCACTAGGGATGAAGATGTAACTAAAAATACCAAATCCCATGTGTAAAGCAAAAACGGCTAGAGCCATTAATAAATAATAAATAGCGGCATAAATACCAACTGAGATTAAATCTTGAACTTTAAAGTGTTTCATAAATAAGTGTTCTCCTTTAACAAAATAAATAGTGCACAATCTGTAGTTTAACATAAATCATAAAAAGATAGGCAGTAAAAACGATTGAAATACGAAAAAAATATGAACAAAAAAAGTTTTTTTAGTGAACTCAGATGGATAAATCAACTTTTTTTTCAAATATGTCGTTTATAGTTATTAGAAAACCTTGATATCACGGTGCTTTATTAAAAAGTAATGTGCAAAAAGGTTTGATTTGCACAAAATTGCCATTAACGTTTAATTTTGATAGAATAACATATCGTTTAAGGGGGAAATCAATGGATAAAAAATTAGAAAAGAAAATGTCTACTAAACATATAACGATGCTCGCATTAGGAGGGGCAATTGGTGCTGGTTTATTTAAAGGGAGTGGTGAAGCAATTGGAATTGCTGGTCCTGCAGTATTAATTAGTTATTTATTAGGTGGCTTATTATTATTTGTTGTGATGTATGGCTTAGGCCAAATGGTTGTGCACAATAAAAACGGTGAAGGTGGCTTATCGGGTATCCTGAAACCATATTTAGGTGAGCGAACAGGCGACTTCATCGACTGGACGTATTGGATTGTTTGGATGGTAAATATTATCGCTGAAGCAGTCGCTGCTTCAAGTTTCTTGCAATTATGGTTTCCAAGCATTCCAACCTGGGTATTTGTCTTAATCATTGCTTTATTGACGACCATGATTAATTTGTATTCAGTTAGAGTATTTGCAGAGACAGAGTACTGGTTAGCAGTCGCTAAAATTTCGGTTATTATTGTCTTAATTGCTCTAGCTATTATCTTAGTGGTGGGTCAAGTATTCGATGTTGGCGTTCAATCAGCCTTTAGTAATTTGACGAATAATGGTGGCTTTATGCCAACTGGCTTCAAAGGAATCTTAAGCTCAATGCTGGTCGTGATTTATTCATATGCCGGTTCAGAGATGTTAGCTATTACAGTCAGTGAAACCGAAAATCCTAAAAAAGCTATTCCACAAGCTATTCGTGGGGTAATGGGACGTATCGTTTCATTTTATATTTTACCGTTATTATTCTTATTAGTTATTTACCCATGGGAAACATTGGCCACAAGTCCAGAAAGCCCGTTTGTCTTAGTCTTTGAAAAAATGCGTGTACCGTTTGCAGGTGATTTTGTTAACTTTGTTATTATTTTGGCATTGTTTTCATCAATCAATTCAGGTGTCTATGCCACGTCACGAACGTTATATTTCCGATTGAAAGATCAAACAGGATTTGGTGGAAAACTAGCACAATTAAACAAACAAAATGTGCCACAGCGTGCAGTGTTATTTTGTTCTAGTATCTTATATGCTGGTGTTATCTTATCAATGATTGTTGGCGATAACTTATTCAATTATTTAGTAAGTTCGATTTCATATTCAATGATCATTGTTTGGTTAATTATTACTGCAGCAAGTTTTAAATTATTTAGCGAATTAAAAGCAACCGCTAAACAATGGATGTCGGGGATTGTCATTTTAGTATTGTTTGGTTTATTAATTTCAGTTATTTTGACTAATCCAATCGCTATTACGATTTTCACTACAGCTTTATATATTCTTATTTTAGTTCGTTATCAATTGAATCGAAAATAAGAAGAAGATCGCAT
This is a stretch of genomic DNA from Vagococcus zengguangii. It encodes these proteins:
- a CDS encoding energy-coupling factor transporter transmembrane component T family protein, which encodes MRTLSVKFDPRSKLVTVLFASLLLMFRFDLTIELAFMTLLFLLFCLEGSWKRGLFYYLSCLFILWFSDWLLNYINQPFITFISFGFIVLRRFFPTIMAAGFAANKTKTSQWIATLKKWHFPFSIIVPLAVLFRFFPTFMQDFKHLHNAMKFRGIVHSYWDLIRHPFRTIEHLVVPLLMSTENISLDLSAASLTRGLGNPAPQSSIYPIKFAWYDYLLCLVIILLGIGGFTL
- a CDS encoding MptD family putative ECF transporter S component, producing the protein MKHFKVQDLISVGIYAAIYYLLMALAVFALHMGFGIFSYIFIPSGTALVAGIVYLLMTHRIPKFGAITILGLVNAAFFMFSGYFALSFIPSIVCGFLADIIQHKTTLPEKARTLLGYTIFNFSLTGPILPMWFMQDAYKEALANKGKDASYIVEILKPVNTTTFILIILSIIVCSVIGLWFANKIYQKHFAKTKGQKNENIIR
- a CDS encoding amino acid permease, translated to MDKKLEKKMSTKHITMLALGGAIGAGLFKGSGEAIGIAGPAVLISYLLGGLLLFVVMYGLGQMVVHNKNGEGGLSGILKPYLGERTGDFIDWTYWIVWMVNIIAEAVAASSFLQLWFPSIPTWVFVLIIALLTTMINLYSVRVFAETEYWLAVAKISVIIVLIALAIILVVGQVFDVGVQSAFSNLTNNGGFMPTGFKGILSSMLVVIYSYAGSEMLAITVSETENPKKAIPQAIRGVMGRIVSFYILPLLFLLVIYPWETLATSPESPFVLVFEKMRVPFAGDFVNFVIILALFSSINSGVYATSRTLYFRLKDQTGFGGKLAQLNKQNVPQRAVLFCSSILYAGVILSMIVGDNLFNYLVSSISYSMIIVWLIITAASFKLFSELKATAKQWMSGIVILVLFGLLISVILTNPIAITIFTTALYILILVRYQLNRK